Below is a genomic region from Trichomycterus rosablanca isolate fTriRos1 chromosome 15, fTriRos1.hap1, whole genome shotgun sequence.
acacccacactcactcactacacTTGCGTTTATCCGgcttcctgatcagggttgctgtggctGATCTGAGATCTTGAAATGAAACGGCCTCCATACATCtgtgcagacacggggagaacatgccaaatgcCTAACAGCCCCTGACCAGGGTCTAGAACCCTCCGGAGCCACCCCGAAGTCTTCtcctatatactgtacagtatatatatatatatatatatattttgatcCATACAAAGGAAACAaggtggtacagtggtagcaatcagaaggttgtcggttcaagccccatcaccgccAGTTTGacacagttgggcccctgagagaGGCCCTCGACCCTCAACTTGCTGTCGAAATGTATTCAattgttcattaaaaaaaaaaaaaaatctatgcagactcggggagaacatgccaaatgcCTAACAGCCCCTGACCAAGGTCTAGAACCCTCCAGAGCCACCCCCAAGTCTTctcctatatacagtatatatatagaaacaaggtggtacagtggtatctggactagtaatcagaaggttgtcggttcaagccccatcaccgccAGTTTGacacagttgggcccctgagaaaggcccttgaccctcaatcaGTCATAAGTGTAAAGGTGCTTAGAATAGAGTCCATAATGTCGTGTCTCCATAAGgttccaaaagtatttggacgcctggaCCTCTGTGTGAAAGACAGTCAGCATGCCAGCATGTgtgtggctgggcgctgatgctGTCCGGATGTTTGCACCCCTGACCGTCCTCCTCACGGTGCAGGACGCATGAGGTCACAGGCTggttccaaaagtatgtggacgcctggaCCTCTGTGTGAAAGGCGTGAGGTTACAGGCTGGTTAAGGCTAAGACAGAATCAGCGCTCGGTGTTTGTTCGTGGTGGCGGTTACGGTAACGTGGTTTTGTATAGGGGTGAAGGAAAGGGACACGGCGCACCACCTGCCCCCCTCCGTCCCCGTCCCCTGCACCACCTGCCCCCTCTGTCATCCCTTCAATTAGTTTACAGACCCAGGTGAGTGACCGCACACCACACGCCTGCGTCCTgtcaccgacacacacacacgacatcAGCCGCTATTGTCCCGGTGAATCAGAACCCCGCGGGGACAAACATCAAACGCGCCGGGGCCGCTAATCAGATCACGCGGGGGTCTGTTTGTCCAGGCCTCGGGGGTTCTGATCGTACCGGAGATAAACGGGGCTATAAAAACCGGGACGGGTGCGAGAGGCGGGCAGAGACGCCGAGCAGGACACGCAGAGAGACTCAGAGATACACCAAGAGGACGACCAAGAGGACACCCATGTGTAAGGGGCTCTCAGCACTGCCAGCATCATGCCTGGAGAAGtgagtactgtgtgtgtgtgtgtgtgagtgtgtgtgtgtgtgtgagtgtgtgtgtgtgtgtgtgtgtgtgtgtgtgtgaagggacAGAAGGACGCTTCCCTCAAATTGTCTCCACTTTTATgtcactatatgaacaaaagtattgggacgtctCGTCTAAGCcgtctgcttcaggggcgccaGATCATGGAAAAtccttcatgtgtgtgtgtgtgctgtctgtctctctctgtgtgtgtgtgtgtgtgtgtgtgctgtctgtctctctctctctctctctctctctctctctctctgtgtttgtgtctgtgtgtgtgtgtgtgtgtgtgtgctgtctgtctctctctctctgtgtgtgtgtgtgtgtgtgtgtgtgtgtgctgtctgtctctctctctctgtgtgtgtgtgtgtgtgtgtgctgtctgtctctctctctctctctctctctctctctctctctctctctctgtgtttgtgtgtgtgtgtgtgtgtgtgtgtgtgtgtgtgtgtgtgtgtgaagggacAGAAGGACGCTTCCCTCAAATTGTCTCCACTTTTATgtcactatatgaacaaaagtattgggacgtctCGTCTAAGCcgtctgcttcaggggcgccaGATCATGGAAAAtccttcatgtgtgtgtgtgtgctgtctgtctctctgtgtgtgtgtgtgtgtgtgtgtgtgctgtctgtctctctctctctctctctctctctctctctctctgtgtttgtgtctgtgtgtgtgtgtgtgtgtgtgtgctgtctgtctctctctctctgtgtgtgtgtgtgtgtgtgtgtgtgtgtgtgctgtctgtctctctctctctgtgtgtgtgtgtgtgtgtgtgctgtctgtctctctctctctctctctctctctctctctctctctctctgtgtttgtgtgtgtgtgtgtgtgtgtgtgtgtgtgtgctgtctgtctctctctctctgtgtgtgtgtgtgtgtgtgtgtgtgtgctgtctgtctctctctctctgtgtgtgtgtgtgtgtgtgtgtgtgtgtgtgtgagtgtgtgtgtgtgtgtgtgtgtgtgtgtgtgctgtctgtctctctctctctgtgtgtgtgtgtgtgtgtgtgtgtgtgagtgtgtgtgtgtgtgtgtgtgtgtgtgtgctgtctgtctctctctctgtgtgtgtgtgtgtgtgagtgtgtgtgtgtgtgtgtgtgtgtgctgtctgtctctctctctctgtgtgtgtgtgtgtgtgtgtgtgctgtctgtctctctctctctgtgtgtgtgtgtgtgtgtgtgtgtgtgagtgtgtgtgtgtgtgtgtgtgtgtgtgtgctgtctgtctctctctctctgtgtgtgtgtgtgtgtgtgtgtgagtgtgtgtgtgtgtgtgtgtgtgtgctgtctgtctctctctctctgtgtgtgtgtgtgtgtgtgtgtgtgtgagtgtgtgtgtgtgtgtgtgtgtgtgtgtgtgtgctgtctgtctctctctctctgtgtgtgtgtgtgtgtgtgagtgtgtgtgtgtgtgtgtgtgtgtgtgtgtgtgtgtgtgtgtgtgtgtgtgtagggactGAGACACGCTTCCCTCAAATTGTCTCCACTTTTATgtcactatatgaacaaaagtattgggacgcctcgTTTAAGCcgtctgcttcaggggcgccaGATCATGGAAAATACttcatgtgtgtgagtgtgctgtctgtctgtgtgtgtgtgtgtgtgtgtgtgtgtgtgtgtgtgtgtgtgtgtgtgtgtgtgtgtgtagggacaGAAGGACGCGTCCCTCAAATTGTCTCCACTTTTATgtcactatatgaacaaaagtattgggacgcctcgTTTAAGCCGTCTGCTTCAGGGGTGCCAGATCATGGAAAAtccttcatgtgtgtgtgtgtgctgtctgtctctgtgtgtgtgtgtgtgtgtgtgtgtgtgtgtgtgtgtgtgtgtgtgtgtgtgtagggacaGAGACACGCTTCCCTCAAATTGTCTCCACTTTTATgtcactatatgaacaaaagtattgggacgcctcgTTTAAGTcgtctgcttcaggggcgccaGATCATGGAAAatcctttgtttgtttgtgtgtgtgtgtgtgtgtgtgtgtgtgtgtgtgtgtgaaacatgtCCCTCAAATGGTCTCCACTTTTATttcactatatgaacaaaaagtattgggacgcccggTCTAAGCTatctgcttcaggggcgccaGACCATGAACAATCCTGCCTtcgtgcttgtgtgtgtgtgtgtgtgtgtgtgtgtgtgtgtgtggacagagAAACATGTCCCTCAAACTGTGTCCACTTTTAtgtcactatatggacaaaagtattgggacgcctcgTCTAAGCCGTCTGCTTCAGGGGCACCAGGTCATGAAAAAtccttcatgtgtgtgtgtgtgtgtgtgtgtgtgtgtgtgtgtgtgtgtgtgagtgtgtgtgtgtgtgtgtgtgtgtgtgtgctgtctgtctctctctctctgtgtgtgtgtgtgtgtgtgtgtgtgtgtgtgtgctgtctgtctctctctctctgtgtgtgtgtgtgagtgtgtgtgtgtgtgtgtgtgtgtgagtgtgtgtgtgtgtgtgtgtgtgtgtagggactGAGACACGCTTCCCTCAAATTGTCTCCACTTTTATgtcactatatgaacaaaagtattgggacgcctcgTTTAAGTcgtctgcttcaggggcgccaGATAATGGAAAAtccttcatgtgtgtgtgtgtgtgctgtctgtctctgtgtgtgtgtgtgtgagtgtgtgtgtgtgtgtgtgtgtgtgtgtgtgtgtgtagggacaGAGACACGCTTCCCTCAAATTGTCTCTACTTTTATgtcactatatgaacaaaagtgttGGGACGTCTCGTCTAAGCcgtctgcttcaggggcgccaGATCATGGAAAAtccttcatgtgtgtgtgtgtgtgtgctgtctgtctctctctctgtgtgtgtgtgtgtgtgtgtgtgtgtagggacaGAGACACGCGTCCCTCAAATTGTCTCCACTTTTATgtcactatatgaacaaaagtattgggacgcctcgTTTAAGTcgtctgcttcaggggcgccaGATCATGGAAAatcctttgtttgtttgtttgtgtgtgtgtgtgtgtgtgtgtgtgaaacatgtCCCTCAAATGGTCTCCACTTTTATttcactatatgaacaaaaagtattgggacgcccggTCTTAGCTatctgcttcaggggcgccaGACCATGAACAATCCTGCCTtcgtgcttgtgtgtgtgtgtgtgtgtgtgtgtggacagagAAACATGTCCCTCAAGCTGTGTCCACTTTTAtgtcactatatggacaaaagtattgggacgcctcgTCTAAGCCGTCTGCTTCAGGGGCACCAGGTCATGAAAAAtccttcatgtgtgtgtgtgtgtgtgtgtgtgtgtgtgtgagtgggtagGGACAGATGGACGCGTCCTCCAAAATTGTCTCCACTTTTATgtcactatatgaacaaaagtattgggacgcctcgTTTAAGCcgtctgcttcaggggcgccaGGTCATGAAAAAtccttcatgtgtgtgtgtgtgtttcagggcGAAGGAGATGAAGGTGAAGTGGAGTCACCTGACAGAGAAACCACACAAACTCAGGTAGCACATTCATGACTTTCACTCACCGCTCCGtcccggtcagggtcacagtgaatcCGGAgccaccactcactcactcactcactcactgactgactGAGACGCAATGCCGGTTAGATATCTATGCCTGATTGTCTAGGTCATcaataaatcattcattcattcaatgtcTGATTTACCAAcgcgttatcctggtcagggtcgcggtgggtctgattcactatctgtgcgtgtctctctctctgtctctcagagtCCCTGAAGAAAAAAGCCCTCTGGATTTGGAGTCTCTGCTCAACAGCAAAAGTAAGAATCGTAAGGAttagaagtatgtctgtggggatttgtgcacgTTCAGTAGTAGTCCCTCACGCCCCTCACGCCCCGTcccttctctgtgtgtgtgttcctcctCAGCGGGTCTGGAGGAGTTCCGCTGGTTCCTGCGCTCCGAGTTCAGTGAGGAGAACCTGGCCTTCTGGCTCGACTGCGAGGAGTACAAGAGGACGCCCGAGACCAAACTCGCCACCAAGGCCCAGAGCATCTACGCCCGGTTCGTCAACGCCGACGCCCCTCAGGAGGTACGAGGAGGCGCTGGGTGGGGAGGGGGACTTTGGTTTGGTCTCTGGGGTGTGGCCGAACTTATCCGGACACCTTACAGTGAGCTTAATAGATGctccattccaaaatcatgggcattaGTAGGGTAGGAGGAgtttggagtgtgcctgtggggatTTCTGCCTGTTCAGTCCTATTAAGACATGTGGCTG
It encodes:
- the si:ch211-196h16.12 gene encoding regulator of G-protein signaling 5; this encodes MCKGLSALPASCLEKAKEMKVKWSHLTEKPHKLRVPEEKSPLDLESLLNSKTGLEEFRWFLRSEFSEENLAFWLDCEEYKRTPETKLATKAQSIYARFVNADAPQEVNLDGETREALTGGMDAPAGDTFAEAQRRIFTLMAKDSFPRFLRSPFCQSGVRAA